Proteins encoded within one genomic window of Triticum aestivum cultivar Chinese Spring chromosome 2D, IWGSC CS RefSeq v2.1, whole genome shotgun sequence:
- the LOC100415820 gene encoding ubiquitin fusion degradation protein 1 homolog — protein MFYAGYGYHASNFEQTYRCYPASFFDKPHLEGGDKVIMPPSALDRLASLHIEYPMLFELHNGVTDRISHCGVLEFVAEEGMIIMPYWMMQNMLLQEGDIVRVKNATLPKGTYVKLQPHTTDFLDISNPKAILEKTLRNFSCLTTGDSIMVAYNNKQYYIDIVEAKPASAVSIIETDCEVDFAPPLDYKEPEKPQRPIVPAGKAPAEDQEVIVEDEPKFKPFTGSGKRLDGKGPKQPAPGASSATAAARSAPSDSNKRANQQTASPSGASTSTRQKTGKLVFGSSASSKKEAEAQKEPAKGSEPPKKEEPKFNAFTGKSYSLKR, from the exons ATG TTCTACGCGGGATATGGTTACCATGCTAGTAATTTTGAGCAAACGTACCGCTGCTATCCTGCATCCTTTTTTGACAAG CCACACCTGGAAGGTGGTGACAAAG TAATAATGCCGCCATCTGCCCTTGATCGTCTGG CTTCCCTGCACATTGAGTATCCTATGCTATTTGAACTGCACAATGGTGTCACCGACAGGATTTCACACTGTGGTGTATTGGAGTTTGTAGCAGAAGAAGGCATGATCATCATGCCCTACTGG ATGATGCAAAACATGCTTCTTCAAGAGGGTGACATTGTGCGTGTCAAGAATGCTACTCTTCCCAAGGGTACATATGTGAAGCTGCAGCCTCACACGACTGATTTCCTGGACATATCGAATCCCAAAGCCAT cttggagaaaactttaagaaacttctcttgcttaacCACGGGCGACAGCATCATGGTAGCTTACAACAACAAACAGTATTATATTGATATTGTTGAAGCAAAACCTGCTTCTGCAGTTAGCATTATTGAGACAGACTGTGAAGTGGACTTTGCACCTCCTCTTGATTACAAAGAACCTGAAAAACCACAGCGTCCCATAGTTCCTGCAGGCAAGGCACCTGCTGAAG ATCAAGAGGTTATCGTTGAAGATGAACCAAAGTTCAAACCATTCACTGGTTCAGGAAAACGGCTGGATGGTAAGGGCCCGAAACAACCAGCACCTGGAGCTTCTTCGGCCACTGCGGCTGCACGTTCTGCGCCTTCAGACTCGAACAAAAGGGCAAATCAGCAAACTGCATCACCTTCAGGAGCCAGCACATCAACGCGCCAGAAAACAGGGAAGCTTGTGTTTGGTTCAAGTGCAAGCAGCAAGAAAGAAGCAGAAGCACAAAAG